The Deltaproteobacteria bacterium DNA window CTGCTCAGCTTCTTTTGGCCGGTGAGGTAGATCTCTTCCCGACCATTGTGATTCAGATCTGCCACAGACACCCAGACAAGCCGCCTGAACTTGGCCACAGGTAGTTCAGCCATTGGCACGAGCCTTCCCTGTGAATAGGCATAGATATAAACAGCATGCCGGCTAATGGCTGCCAGCTTATAAGAGCCGTCGCCAAGCAAGTCGCCGCCGGCCATACTTACTGGGGCATAGCCCAGCACTTGACTCTGCCATGGAGTTGCCTGGGGTGCCAGTGGAGCTATTGCTGATGCCTGGGGACTAATTTTGCTGCTTACCGGTTTTTCCTGGATCAGCTGCTGCTTGATAGAGGCCAGTTTCTCAGCCGGAGCCATATGCTGCGGCTGCGGTGGGGCTTGAAGCTGGCCAGGTTCGGCCTTTGCTCTTTGCTGTTGAGCTTGTGCTGGCGGAGACGCTGGTGAAGAAGCTATGGCTGGAGGTGGCGGCGGTGCCGGAGTCAAAACTTTCGGGCTAACTGCGGCCTGAGATGAAATAGCGGCGAAACCCTTGGCGCTAATATTATCAGCCACCTGACTGAACCTGGAAAGAAGACTGTCCCTGTCTTCAACGATGGCAGAGAGAGTATAAGGTGGTGTACCCGGATCTCTGCCATAGACCTTAAAGTCAATGCTGCCGCCCTGGCCAAAGAAGGTGAGGCTGCCAGAGACGAGGTAAGCCGCATCCACCTTGGCCAGCAGCTCCCTAGCTGTTGTTTCGTTCAGATTTTTTCTGAAGCGTTTAAAGGCCTTCAGCAGTGTATTGGCATCCACGATCTCCACATTGCGGTTGGCCGCAATGCGAGAGGTGAGCATATCCATGAGGCCGGCTTGCAGGTAGCTCATATCTTCTGGCGCATGAATTTGCACCGGAAGAATAGCGACTCGAAGCCGTTCAGCTGCCCCAGATGGCGCCTGCGGACCGAAGAGCAGGAGCAAGAGGGCAGCAGAGAGGAGGATGGTCAACTTGTGGTGAAGCTTCGGACTGCCTGGGAGTCGCTGGAACACAGAGACGAGCTTGCTGCTAGAGAGTCTGTTGCGCATGGTCTTCCTTCTTTCTCAGGTATGACAGTGTCAATGATGCTACTTGTGGCTCGGCGAAGAGTTTTCACTGGCCATATATACAACATTAGCAAACGGCTATTTTGCTCGTCAAGCGCTGCGCTGCTGTGAGGAACTCCCGAACATCTACCAGCATGGCGCCTGTAGTGGTGCGCCTTTGCCCATGTGCACCGCAGTGAATATCAGTTCGTCTCGACATCTTCGTGCTGGTGCCGGGCGCACACAGGGGGCTGTGGCCCAGTCGCTGCTGCAACCGCTGACCCCATGGGGTCATTGGCAAAGAGTAGTTTTTTGATGCTGTAATCTTTGAGAGCCTCCTCAACGGCACGATCTATGCGGTCGACAATGCGCTCAACGGCCTCTTCAGCAACCAGAGTTTGCAAGTGAGAGTATGAGTTCTCTCCTCCTGCAGCAGCAGCGTCGAGCACATCTTTGAGCCCCACGGTCTCCAGAGGCTGGGCAGGGAGGTAACAGCAGGGTTCGCTCCCCGTCTGAGTCAAGAGGCCGTGTTCTTGCAGGGATTCGAGGATAGATTCCACGGCTGCAGTTGTCAAAGAGAGGTGGCTGGCGAGTTGGTCAGCGGTCCATGGAGACTTGCGCTCATAGTAGTTTCGGGCAATCAACAGCATTATCAATAAAGAGAGCTTCTGTTGCAAACGAGGACTCAGTTTGATCTCCCCATGGTAGGGTGACAAGGACTCCGGGTGCTGGTGATAGAAGGCAACCGCTGCACCTACCAGAAGGATCAGCCAGCTCAAATAGAGCCAGATCATAAACATAATGAGAATGGCGAAGCCCGAGTAGATTGCAGTGTATTTTGTAGACTTGACAACAAACGAAGCAAACAACCAGCCTGTACCCTGCCACAACACGCCAGCTGTTACAGCGCCGACAATGGCAGAGCGCAAACGCACTTTGGTGTTCGGTACAAATAAATAGACGAAGGTAAAGGCAGCAATGATAAATAAATAAGGAAGCAGTTCAGTCGAGGTGACCAGCAAAGTACCCAGAGGTTCAATGGTCATCAGTTTGCGAACAATGGTTGTAGACATGAAAGAAGCGGTGAGGCCAATGGCGGCGAACACCAGCAGAGGGCCAATGGCAATAACACTCAAATAGTCGCTGAAGCGTTGCAGCATTGAGCGCGTCTTTTTTACCCGCCAGGTGTGGTTGAAAGCGCGTTCAATTTTCTGAATCAGAGAAATAACGGTGTAAATAAGCAGTGCCAGCCCAAGAGAGCCGAGCACACCAGCCTTGATATTGTCCACGAAGCCGATTATCCGGTTGCTGATCTCGACGCCTTTTTCTCCCAGTGGCTTCAGAAAGTTGAGGAGCAGAGGTTCGATCTGGTTGTGCACGCCAAAGCCTTTCAGGATGGCAAAGCTTACAGCTAGCAGGGGCACCAGGGCCAGCAGCGTGGTGTACACCAGACTCATGGCTCTCAGGGTAATCTGGCCTTCGAGGATATCCCGGGCCACCACGTAGCCCAGGCGGCATATCTTGAGCAGCCTTGAGTGCCACCAGGGAAGAGTGTCCAGGTCTGCGCTCCAGAGGAGCCGCTGAGCTCTTTTTGACAACTGCTCGGCAAGCACCATTCATTCTCGAAGAGTGTGGTTTAGAAAATTTAATCTTTTCAATAAGTGCTTTGTAATCCATTGCCAAAGCCCTTTCAAGCCTTTTCTCTTCACAGAGGCTGCTTGAGTAACGTCTGAGGTTTCCAGCAATTTTTTCCTGTACCCCCGGCGCCTCTCTGCTGGCTGTGGAAAATACCTTGCTGCTACTATGACTTGTCTTTCAGATTCAATTAACATCTGAGATGTGCTAGAGAGTAAATTGCCCCAAGATTCAGCAAAATCTATCCGCATAGAAAATCTGGGAGTACAGCATGATGATAACCGAGAGACCCCTCTTTTCCTGGGCGCTGAAATATAATCGTGGGCTTCAGGGGCTACTTGTCTTGCTTATTGTGGTGGCGGTGTTCTTACGTGTCTTGCCCCTGGAAATGCAGAAGCGCATAGTCAACACTGCCATTGGCCTGGAGGATCTTCACGCCCTTTTCATATACTGCGGCTTTTACCTGGCGGCAGTGGTACTGGCAGGATTGCTGAAATATGTAATCAATGTACTGCAAGGCTATATTGGTCAAAAAGTGCTTTTCGAAATGCGCACCCAACTATACGATCACATTCTCCAGCTGCCACTTCCCTTTTTTCGCAAAACACCGGCTGGCATGGTGATCAGTTCGCTAACTTCAGAGCTTGCCTCGGTGGGTGTCTTTCTGGGAAGTGCCCTGGCCGTGCCAATAATCAATGGGCTTACCCTTCTTGCCTTTGCCGGCTATATGCTGCACCTCAATCCTCTGCTGGCAGTGGTGAGCCTGTCAATCTATCCGCTGGAGATTCTAGTGATCCCAGTGCTGCAGAAACGTTTCAATGAACTAAATCGCGACCGCGTGGATACAACCAGACTATTCAGCAATGTGATCGGTGAAGCTGTCTCCGGCATCCACGAGGTTCACGGCAATGGCAGTTACCCGATTGAGAACGAGAAATTTGGCCGCCAGGCAGCCAGACTCTTCAATCTACGGCACCGGATGAACATCTACAAGTTTGGCATCAAGTTCACCAACAACTTTTTCCAGAATATGGGCCCTTTCATTCTTTTCCTGCTCGGTGGTTACCTCGCCATCGAAGGACGCTTTGACCTTGGCGCCCTGGTGGCGTTTCTCTCTGCCTATGAAAAGCTCTATGATCCATGGAAGGAGCTCATGGATTACTATCAGGCCTTTCAGGACAGCCGGGTGCGATATCGCCGTGTTATGGAGTACTTCGAGGGACGACCCGAATTTGTTCTGAAGCCGACAGGCCGCAAGCCCTATGAACTCCAGGGCGCCATAGAGGTGCAAGATCTCAGTTACCTGGTAGACGAAAACACCACACTGCTGGAAGGAGTTTCCCTGTCCGTGCAGCCGGGAGAACAGCTGGCAGTAGTGGGATTTTCTGGCAGCGGCAAGAGCACCCTGGCCATGATCCTTGGGCAACTCTATTCGTACCATCGCGGGCACGTGCTCATTGACGGCACAGAACTGAAGGGGCTGAGCAAACTGGATGTGAATGAGAACGTGGGCTACATCAGCCAGTTTCCCTTTATTTTCGAAGGCACCATCCGCGAGAATCTTCTTTATGGCTGCCAGGCACTCGTGCTGGCAGAAGCGGGGAGCGCCAGGGCACTGCCTGATTATAATAGGGTGCTGGAACTCGTCCATCAGGTGGGCCTTGCTGATGATGTGCTGCGCTTTGGGCTCAACACCGTATTGTCCCATGAGTATGATCGGGACCTGGTGAGCCGTCTCATCAAAGTACGGCTCCTGTTTCACCAGCGCTGGGCTGAGGCGCTGGCCCAGCAGGTGGAATTTTTTGATCTGCACCAGTATATGCGGGAGTGCAGCGTCCGCCGCAACATTCTTTTTGGAGAGCCCTTGCGAGAAGATTTTGAATTCGAGCGATTACCTACCAATCAGGTTTTTCGGAATTTTCTCTCGGAAGTGGAGCTCATTGAGCCACTGCTAAGCCTCGGTATAAATCTGGCCAAGCAGACAGTGTTACTGCTGCGAGACCTGGGCGATGACGCCTTCTTTTTTGAGGCAAGCCCCATACCCCGAGAACAGCTTCCCAGGTACAGTCAGCTGGTGGATCGGTTGACGCGTGAAGGAAAACAACCGCTCTCATCAGAAGATGAAAGGCTGCTGCTCTTGCTGGCTCTCCATTTTACCCCTGCACGCCATAAAATGGTGGCCCTGTCCGAAGAACTGGAGAAGCGCATTCTGGCAGCGCGCCTGCAGTTTATCGCCAACATTGGCAAGCAGGATCTGAGTAGATGCTACCTGGGCATAGACGGCATGAGCCATCCGGAACTGATGGACCCGGAGAAAAGACAAGCTTCCCCTGATTTTATGTTCTACTGTCCGTTCGAGTTCCTTTATGGGCAGAGTATTCTGAACAATGTACTCTTCGGTCGGGTAAAGCGTGATCAACCGGATGCCCTAGAAGAGGTGCAGCGGCTGGTTGTGCAACTGCTGGAAGAGGAGAACCTTCTGGAGAAGATTCTAGATCTCGGCCTCGACTTCCAGGTGGGCAGCAAGGGAGATCGTCTTTCCGGGGGGCAGAAGCAGAAGATTGCCCTGGCGCGTGGCCTTTTGAAGGACCCCCACATTCTCATACTCGATGAGGCCACAGCGAGCCTGGACAACACTTCGCAGGCGAGAGTCCAGGAATTGCTGAAGACACAACTGCGAGGGAAGACTACGGTGGTTGCTGTGGTCCATCGTCTGGACATGGTGCAAGATTACGACCAGATTGTCCTGTTGAAAACAGGCAAAATAGCAGAAATAGGCACATATAAGGATCTGATGGCCCGCAAAGGAGCATTTTATGAACTCGTTCAAGGAAACTGAGAGTCAAACAAGAGCAGCAGCGGACGGCGAAAAAAGCGAGCTCGAGAAAGACCTGCAGGTGCTGCGCAATGTCCCTGCCTTTTCAGTGGTTCCTCTTGAAACCCTCAGACTCTATGCCTACCTGAGCAGGCGGCTCTGCTATCGCCAGGGAACTTTCTTGTTTCGCCAGGATGAACCTGACTCCAGGGGTTATATTCTGGTTTCTGGCACTGCTCAATTACTCAGAGAATACCCTGATCGCACGGTTGAACTGCAGGTGCTGAAAGAGGGAGATTTCTTTGGAGGTCTGGCTTTGCTGGCGGACATCAGGAGACTGTTTTCAGCCAGGGCTCTTACTACTGTGGAGTGTCTGACCCTGGACCGAGAGAGTTTTCGCAGACTGCTCAAGCAATTTCCGGAGGTGGGGATCAAGGTATTGGAGGTAATGGTCAACCGCGTGGTAAAGATGCAGGCGAGAGTATTGGAGGAATGCAGCAAGTATTCTGAGTACGGCAACATGAGCGTTGATTAACAATAACATTGAATTTCTGGTTGCGCGGGCTGAGCAGTCCAGTGGGTAAAGCTGGGTTGCAAACAAGTTTCTTCCCAGCGGTCACATGAAAAAGGTTAGCTTTATCAGAGGGAATCACTAGGCCACCAGTGATGTGGAAGAGAGGAAACAGGTGGCGCCTTGAAATGTCAGGGTGAGACGCTTTGTAAGACAGTTTCATTTTTTGAAACAACGTAGTGGGAATTTTTGTCGGTAAACTGCGCTTTACTACCCATAACATACTGTATTTCGTAGTAAACTAAATATAGTTCTTGCAGCCCCCTCAGGTGGTATGACTATTGCCCCAGGACAAAGGATCGCGCAAATGAGAGGAGATGTGCATTTTCGTGAAGAGAGACAGGAAGACGACATATAACCAAATACTTTGTGAAGGAGGAGGAAAATGGATGAAGTGTTGAAAAACATGACTCTGGAGTTCTTTGGCACTGGCAGCCATAAAATCTCTGCCGATAAAATGCTGGAAAAAGAAAATGCGGTGTTTCTAGACTTGCGCTCCAGAGAAGAAGCAGAAACGATCTCCATAAGCTTGAAACACCATGCCGGTATTATTGCCAAACACATTCCTATCAATGAACTGAGCCACAGATTGGCAGAGCTGCCCAGGGACAAATTCATTGGTGTGTTTTGTCCGGCAAACGTCCGCTCAACCATGGCATATGTCTATCTTCTCAGCAAGGGGTTCACTCAGGTGCGAATAGTCGAAGGGGGCTATGCAGGACTCACCGAGGCCATACTGCCTGGAAAGGTGTGGACACAGGTGCAGTCGAAAAAAATTGGCTAGTATGTTTGGTCTGCTGCGAGGGAGAACTACACATGTTAAAGCTCATTATAGTTGCAGGAATCATCTTTGTTCTGGCAATAGTCATGACCATGGCAGGCAGAGGCGGCGGCAATTTTTATGTGCTGACATTGGTCCTTGCCGGTGTTCCCATGCATCAGGCTGCCACCACCGGACAGTTCATTCTTTTCATGACTGCCTTTGCAGCCCTTATCATCTTTCAAAAACATAAGGTCGTTTCCTGGCCTCTCGCTCTGTTTATCGGCCCGCTAACGGCCCTGGCTGCTCTGGGCGGCGGTTATCTTTCGCACTGGTTCACTGGCTTTACCTTGAAGCTGATATTTTCTGCAATGCTGGCGCTTGCCGGCATGCTGATGCTCTTTCCAGTGCGGGAGAGGACCGACCAACCAGCGGTGAAGACAAGCCTTGGCCACTGGCGCCTCAAGTCGGCGGGTGAGACCTATCTGGTCAATCTATGGGTGGCGGTGCCCATTATAGTGCTGTCCGGTTTTGGCTCAGGTATGGTTGGGGTCTCAGGGGGATCTTTTCTGGTGCCATTAATGGTACTGGCCTGCCAGGTGCCCATGCGTACTGCTGTTGGTACGGCCTCTTCTTTGATCGGAGCCACAGCCCTGATGGGCTTTCTCGGCCACGCGGCTCAGGGCGACTTTAATCCTAAATGGGCCATACCTTTAGCTGCGGTGACCATAATTGGCGGCATTCTAGGTGGAAAATTCGCCCTCAAGACGAAGCCAAAGAGCCTTAAGATGCTCTTTGCTTATACGACGCTATTGGCCGCTCTTTTTATGTTGGTCAATGCGTTCTATAATAGATAAAAGAAGGCTTGGTTTTTTAGGCTGCAATATATACGGGAAAGGGGTGATTGAGGAAAACAGTGGAATGAATGCAGCTTGTGTGTGGTTGACAGAAAAATCCGTCTCAAACTGAGAGAGGAGGTTTTCCATGTGGCGCCGGGGTTTGATACTCATTGTGACAGCTATGGCAGTTTTGGGTCTGTGCTGCTCAATTGCAGTGGCACAGGAGAAAAGCGTGGTTGAGGAAATCCTGGATGTTCTTCGAAGTCAGGGCCAGATCAGTGAAGAACAATACCATGAACTCCTGCAAAAGGCACAAGCGGAGGAGGCAAAAAGGGGAGAAACTAGGCAAGGGAAAGAGATTGGCAAACAAGAGCCTCATGCGACAAAAGGAGAAGAGACAGCTGCGGCAAAAAAAACAAAGGTAGCGATACCTATGTATGGTTACTGGAAAAATGGCTTGGCTTTCGAGAGTGCCGACCGGAAGTTTACCGCCAAAATCGGTGGCAGAATTAATGTTGACGCAGGTGAGGTTGATACAGATCATGATGTAAAGAAATTTTTTGACAACCAGTTCGGCAGCGGTGTCAATTTCCGCCGAGCACGGCTGTCTTTCGAGGCTACAATCTACCATGACATTATGCTCAAGTCAGAATATGATTTCACTTCCGGGGAGACGAAATTCAAAGACGTTTATGTGGGCATGCGTGGACTTCCCTATGTGGGCACCTTGCGGATCGGCCATCAAAAGGAACCGTTTTCTTTAGAGGAAATAATTAGCGGCAACTACGTGACTTTTATGGAAAGGGCCTTGCCGAACGGTTTTGTTCCTGACCGCAACACGGGCCTGGGTTTGAACAACACAGTGCTTGACCGACGCATGACCTGGGCAGTAGGCGGCTTCAGGGAAACTGATAATCAGGGCAGCGGTCTGGGGAATCCTGAGAACTATAATGTAACTGCCCGGGTAACAGGTTTGCCATGGTACCGAGATAAAGGGTCTAGGCTTTTGCATCTGGGACTTTCATACAGTCACAAGTTCGTGGACAAAGGTGGCACCGTGAGATTCCGTTCGCGTCCTGAAACTCAGCTTACTAGCGAGCGCTTTGTGGACACCGGCAGCATTCTAGCGGACGATGTCGATTTACTGGCGCCTGCAGCAGCAGTGGTTTTTGGTCCACTGTCTTTTCAGGGTGAATACATCTACAGCCATGTGGATCCCAAACAAGGGAGTAGCCTTGATTTCGACGGCTACTACATTTATGGCAGCTATTTTCTTACGGGTGAACATCGTTCTTACAGCACCTCGCATGGAGCCTTCTCGCGAATAAGACCGAAGAAGAATTTTCAGCTCCACGGCGGCGGTTGGGGCGCCTGGGAAGTGGCCTTGCGGTACTCGCACATGGACTTGGATGACGAGGATGTGGAAGGCGGCAAACTGTCAGACATCACAGCCGGGCTCAACTGGTATCTCAACCCGAGTGTTCGGATCATGTTCAACTACATCCACGCCGACCTCGATCATGTGGGCGATACCAACATATATCAGTCAAGATTCCAAATTAATCTTTAGTCTTGACAAGGACTATATGCCATTCTAGCTTTATTCAATAAAGAAGCTATTTGTGGCCGGGGATGAAGGCGTGAGTGAATCGACTTACAGAGTTCGACGAATACTGCTGCCATTGAAATTTTCCCACGTAACCGACAATGCCTTTGCCACGGCATTGCGGCTGGCGAAATGCTGTCAGGCGCGCCTGCATATCCTCCATGTGCTGGATCACCGTTTGCGGCAGCCGGAGATAACAGAGGATGAAATTGCCGAGATAACTAAAGCGGCCGAAAAGGAGTTCCAGGAAAGATACCTGCCGCGTCTCGAAGGTTTCAAGGATTACGCCTTCAACTGCTGGGAGGGTGATCCGGCCATGGAAACAGCCAAGCTGGCCGACAGCATCGGGGCGGATTTTATTGTTGTGGGCTGCCACACCAGGCGCGACAGGCCGTCGCCAACCAGGCTGGGCGAGGTTGCCCTCGCCCTGCTGCAATGGGCCCCCTGCCCGGTCACTGTGGTACCGTGCGAAATTCATCGGTAGGGTGCATTTCCCTCTTCGTTGTGCATATTCAATTTTGTTCTCTAAAGTACTTCTTCTGCCTTGCCAACCAGCCTGAGAGGCCAATTGCCATTCCATACTGCTTCTTCGTGTAAAGTCCATCGTGAACAGATGTTAATTAACACCCATTTACTCCAGTTTTATATAATCCTTTAAAAATCACACAGTTAACTTCCTCTAACAGATCGCATCTGTTCAGGCATATATATTGCTGTTTCTTGGCCAGACAAAATTTCCGAGGCAAGGCACTGCCGTCCAGGCGTGTATCGAACCTACAGAGCAGGAACTCTAAAAAAATGGTGAGGTGATGATTTGTTGGACGAACAAAGTGGAGGAGTTTGCTCGCGAGACTGTCCAAGGGTGGGTACTGGTGCCAAATAGAAGATAAGGAGGAGGGTTCTGGTGAATATTGGCAGGAGGAGTTTTTTCAAGATCATCGGAGCTGCGGCCGGCGTCAAGGCCCTCAATACCCCGGGCGGCGCTCTGGCAGCTGTGCCTCCGAAGCAATCAGCCGAGACCCTGGCATGTCTGGTTGATACCACTGTGTGTGTGGGCTGCCGCAAGTGTGAGGAGGCATGCAATGCAAGGAACAAGCTTGCCAAGCCTGCTGAGTCTTTTGAAGAGATGACCGTGCTCGAGAGTCCCCGCCGTCCAAATGAGAACTCTTACACCGTGGTAAACAAGTACTACCCTCAACACATTGGCTCTCTCACCTGGCGCAAACGGCCTGTCTACGTGAAATTTCAGTGTATGCACTGCAATGATCCATCCTGTGCGTCGGCCTGCATTGTGGGAGCATTGCACAAGGTGCCGCAGGGCCCCGTAGTCTATGACGTGAGCAAGTGCATAGGGTGTCGCTACTGCATGGTCGCCTGTCCATTTCAAATACCAGCATATGAATATCACAATCCCCTTACTCCTGAAGTGAGGAAATGCACTTTCTGCTTTGCACAGGTCAAAGATGGTGGTCTGCCGGCATGCGCCCAGGTGTGTCCCATGGAGGCTATCACCTTTGGCAGGAGATCTGAGCTCTTGCAGCTAGCGCGCTGGAAGATGAAGGAAAATCCTGGCAAGTATGTGGATCACATATATGGAGAGCAGGAGGTGGGCGGAACCTCGTGGCTCTACTTGGCGTCTGAACCCTTTGAAACCATTGGCTTTCCCAGGCTTGGAACCAAGCCGCCGCCGCGTTTGACTGAAACGATCCAGCATGGACTGTTCCGTTATTTTGCAGCGCCCGTAGGGCTGTATGTCTTGCTCGGCGGCATAATGTGGGCCACGGGATTTTATGGCAAGTACAAGGATGAAACCAAAAAGAGCAGTAATTCCTCGGAGCAGCAAGGAGGCGCTTCATGAACTCACATGAAAGGGCCGCGCCAGTGCAAGAGAAGTTCCTCACACCAGGTGTCATGGTAATGCTTGCCTTCATGGCTATGGGATTCGCCTTTGCTATTGCTCGCTTCCTGTACGGTATCGGTGCGGTTTCTAATTTGAACAACCAGTTCCCTTGGGGTATCTGGATCGCAGTGGATGTGGCGTCAGGGGTGGCCCTGGCCGCTGGAGGTTTCACCACAGGCGCCATCGCTTATGTCTTCAACCGGCGTGAGTTTCATGCAGTAATTCGTCCGGCCCTGCTCACTGCCATGTTGGGTTATACATTTGTGGTGCTGGCGCTTTTGGTGGACATTGGGCGCTACTGGAACATTACCAGTCCAATTTTTAACCACAACGGCAATTCGGTCCTCTTCGAAGTGGCTGTTTGCGTGATGATATATTCAAACGTTCTATATATTGAATTTCTTCCTATAGTGGTGGAGCGCTTCAAAGGAAAGGTGAATTTGCCGGGGCCCCTGGCCCGGTTCAACCAGGCGGTGGAAGCGCTCCTGGCTTTTGCGGACAGGACCCTCGGCAAGGTCATGTTCCTCTTTATCATTGCCGGCATCGTACTTTCCTGCATGCATCAATCTGGGCTCGGCTCTCTCATGCTGATTGCTCCCTACAAGGTTCACCCCCTGTGGTATACGCCTATCCTGCCGTTGCTGTTTCTTTTGTCAGCCCTGGCTGCAGGCTATCCCATGGTAATCTTCGAGTCCATTATCGTGTCCAAGTCATTTGATCGCCAACCAGAAATGCAGGTGCTCACACCCTTAGCCAGGTATATGCCTGTGCTCATAGGAATTTATCTGGCCGTGAAGATCGGTGATATGTTGGTGCGCGGCACCTACGTCTATCTCTTTGACGGCAGCGTGCAGAGCAATGCCTTCCTTGTAGAGCTGTGGCCCTGCCCTTTGTGCTTCTTCTGTTCAAGAAGATCCGTCATTCGCCTGGCTGGCTCTTTTTTGCTTCCACCATCTATGTTCTAGGAGTGGTGTTGAATCGGATA harbors:
- a CDS encoding 4Fe-4S dicluster domain-containing protein; amino-acid sequence: MNIGRRSFFKIIGAAAGVKALNTPGGALAAVPPKQSAETLACLVDTTVCVGCRKCEEACNARNKLAKPAESFEEMTVLESPRRPNENSYTVVNKYYPQHIGSLTWRKRPVYVKFQCMHCNDPSCASACIVGALHKVPQGPVVYDVSKCIGCRYCMVACPFQIPAYEYHNPLTPEVRKCTFCFAQVKDGGLPACAQVCPMEAITFGRRSELLQLARWKMKENPGKYVDHIYGEQEVGGTSWLYLASEPFETIGFPRLGTKPPPRLTETIQHGLFRYFAAPVGLYVLLGGIMWATGFYGKYKDETKKSSNSSEQQGGAS